The Desulfotomaculum sp. genome window below encodes:
- the lepB gene encoding signal peptidase I: protein MNRKIFLDYLGTIVLALVLSLVVRTYIADARWVPSGSMIPTINIGDRLIVEKVFKNVERGDIVVFKPTPESGLKEDLVKRVIGLPGDVICIEDGCIFINGAPLSEPYLKEQMRSDFGPYEVDNHSYFVMGDNRNESYDSRSWGVVPEENIIGKAIACYYPFQDLKVFSSK, encoded by the coding sequence ATGAACAGAAAAATTTTTTTGGATTACCTGGGGACTATAGTTCTTGCGCTGGTCCTTTCCCTTGTTGTGAGAACATATATTGCCGACGCCCGCTGGGTTCCGTCCGGCTCCATGATCCCTACCATAAATATAGGTGACAGGCTGATAGTTGAAAAAGTGTTCAAGAATGTGGAGAGAGGGGATATCGTCGTCTTTAAACCCACACCGGAAAGCGGCCTGAAAGAAGATCTTGTAAAAAGGGTGATCGGTCTCCCAGGTGACGTGATTTGTATTGAAGACGGATGTATTTTCATAAATGGCGCTCCTTTGAGCGAACCCTATTTAAAGGAGCAAATGAGATCGGATTTTGGACCTTATGAAGTTGATAATCACAGTTATTTCGTAATGGGAGACAATAGAAACGAAAGCTATGACAGCAGGTCCTGGGGAGTTGTCCCTGAGGAAAATATAATTGGCAAGGCTATTGCTTGTTACTATCCTTTTCAAGATTTGAAGGTGTTTAGTTCCAAGTAA
- a CDS encoding SigmaK-factor processing regulatory BofA, with the protein MEWKIALICLAGLFGLLLMGPFMLKPLKLVYHLASYFVIGGVLLYVSNFLLSQAGLRVAINPVTMLTAGVLQVPGVILLAVLRHIFV; encoded by the coding sequence ATGGAATGGAAGATAGCCTTAATCTGCCTGGCCGGGTTGTTCGGTTTGCTTTTAATGGGGCCGTTTATGCTCAAGCCTTTAAAATTAGTCTATCATTTAGCCAGTTATTTTGTTATCGGGGGCGTTTTGCTATATGTTTCCAACTTTTTATTAAGCCAGGCCGGATTAAGAGTGGCCATAAATCCCGTAACCATGCTTACCGCAGGTGTGCTGCAGGTTCCCGGCGTAATTCTTCTGGCGGTTCTCCGCCATATTTTCGTATAA
- a CDS encoding restriction endonuclease subunit R, translated as MPDFDHKEKKLEEAIEHYLITEGGYVKGNAGAFDRELALDTDTLLSFIKTTQPKEWSKYQTIYGAGSERAFIERFCKEVKQSGLIRILRKGITDRGIKFRTTFFKPETKLNEQTIKLYEQNILSCIRQLHYSSRNNNSLDMVLFLNGIPIITMELKDQFTGQDVSDAQNQYKYDRSPAELIFDFPNRALVHFTVDLQEVYMTTRLEGGNTYFLPFNQGSCGAGNVGGAGNPTAEDNFAIAYLWENVLYKDRLMEILQKFIHLEKKTKKDKSGKVTEKKSVIFPRYHQLDVVRKLLEDVKDHGPGKNYLIQHSAGSGKSNSIAWLAHRLSGLHDYGDHKIFKSVIVITDRKVLDTQLQDTIFQFDHKLGVVERIDKNSKQLRDAINSGKAIIVTTLQKFPVIYKEVAGGKNNFAVIVDEAHSSQTGEAAKKLKKALADTESILEEYARMENEDEVARKDDQDKILDELATHGQHKNLSFFAFTATPKNKTLQVFGDRQPDGKYKAFHIYSMQQAIEEEFIIDVLKNYITYNNYFKIIKKVQDDPELDSSRGAIAIKKFESLHPHNLSQKTIIIVDHFRSITKHKINGGAKAMVVTASRLHAVRYLNEFRRYIKEKQYGDLNVLVAFSGAVNDGAEYTEEKLNKTADGKTIKENQLPKYFESDEFNVLIVAEKYQTGFDEPHLHTMFVDKKLSGVKAVQTLSRLNRTMPGKEDTFVLDFVNNADEIEKSFEPYYRATILSKEADPNLIYNLKNKLDDYHLWQQSEIELFANIYYKTAEQEIPDLGKLASSLQPALDRFAAKDSKEQDDIKTGLGRFVRLYSFITQVCRMFDKEIQKFSVYAKFLLKLLPKGRIEKILIDDKILLDKYKLTKDFEGSILLKDSPELSPPEGNIGGKGKISEPLSVIIRKINERFGTSFTEMDKVLEQLTQDFMADERLVDLARNNPQSTFEKIFEQQFKDIAALRYEQNDEFFIRMFKDEEFMNEVIKQMLPEIYRRLRKNNRKMFK; from the coding sequence ATGCCCGACTTTGACCACAAAGAAAAAAAGCTTGAAGAGGCAATAGAACATTACCTGATCACTGAAGGTGGATATGTCAAGGGAAACGCAGGCGCTTTTGACAGGGAACTTGCGCTTGACACAGACACTCTTTTGTCATTCATTAAAACCACCCAGCCGAAAGAATGGAGCAAATACCAGACCATCTACGGCGCCGGCAGTGAAAGGGCATTTATTGAACGATTTTGTAAAGAGGTAAAGCAGTCCGGTCTAATCCGCATACTACGTAAGGGAATCACCGACCGAGGTATCAAATTCCGAACTACTTTTTTCAAGCCGGAAACAAAACTGAATGAGCAGACCATAAAACTCTATGAGCAGAATATTCTTTCTTGTATCCGCCAGCTCCATTACTCAAGCCGCAATAATAATTCCTTAGATATGGTTCTTTTTCTAAACGGCATCCCCATTATTACAATGGAGCTTAAAGACCAGTTTACCGGCCAGGATGTGTCGGACGCTCAAAACCAATATAAATATGACCGTAGCCCCGCGGAACTCATTTTCGACTTCCCCAACCGGGCGTTGGTTCATTTTACGGTTGACCTTCAGGAAGTATATATGACAACACGTCTGGAAGGCGGCAACACCTATTTCCTGCCCTTTAACCAGGGTTCCTGCGGGGCCGGCAATGTCGGCGGGGCGGGCAACCCTACTGCAGAAGATAACTTTGCCATAGCCTACCTCTGGGAAAACGTCTTATATAAAGACCGACTGATGGAAATACTCCAGAAGTTCATACACCTGGAAAAGAAAACGAAAAAAGACAAGTCGGGCAAGGTAACCGAGAAAAAGAGCGTTATTTTTCCCCGTTATCATCAGCTTGACGTTGTCCGCAAACTGCTTGAAGATGTCAAGGACCACGGTCCGGGCAAAAATTACCTCATTCAGCACAGCGCCGGCAGCGGCAAGTCCAATTCAATCGCCTGGCTCGCTCACCGCCTGTCCGGACTGCATGATTACGGGGACCATAAGATTTTTAAGTCGGTTATCGTAATTACCGACCGCAAAGTACTGGACACACAGCTTCAGGATACCATCTTCCAGTTTGACCATAAACTCGGCGTGGTTGAGAGAATCGACAAGAATTCGAAGCAGTTAAGGGATGCTATTAATTCCGGCAAGGCGATCATCGTTACTACTCTGCAAAAATTCCCGGTAATTTATAAAGAGGTTGCCGGGGGCAAAAACAATTTTGCTGTTATTGTTGACGAGGCTCATTCATCGCAGACAGGCGAAGCCGCCAAAAAGCTTAAAAAGGCGCTTGCCGACACAGAAAGCATTTTAGAAGAATACGCAAGGATGGAAAATGAAGATGAAGTAGCCAGGAAAGACGACCAGGATAAGATACTTGACGAATTGGCCACTCACGGCCAGCATAAGAACCTTTCCTTCTTTGCCTTTACCGCCACCCCCAAGAACAAAACACTGCAGGTATTCGGCGACAGGCAGCCTGACGGAAAATATAAAGCGTTCCATATCTACTCGATGCAGCAGGCTATTGAGGAAGAGTTTATTATTGACGTCCTTAAAAACTACATTACCTATAACAACTACTTTAAAATAATCAAAAAGGTCCAGGATGATCCGGAACTGGACAGCTCCAGGGGAGCGATAGCAATTAAAAAATTTGAATCCCTCCACCCCCACAACCTTTCTCAAAAGACTATTATAATAGTTGATCACTTTCGCTCCATAACTAAACATAAAATTAACGGCGGCGCCAAAGCGATGGTTGTTACCGCCTCACGTCTGCATGCGGTCAGGTACCTGAACGAGTTCAGGCGTTACATCAAAGAAAAACAATATGGTGACCTGAATGTCCTGGTAGCTTTTTCAGGCGCTGTCAACGACGGAGCAGAGTATACCGAGGAAAAACTAAACAAAACCGCTGACGGGAAAACAATCAAAGAAAACCAGCTACCCAAATACTTTGAGTCGGACGAATTTAATGTGTTAATCGTAGCCGAAAAGTACCAGACAGGGTTTGACGAACCGCATCTGCACACTATGTTCGTTGACAAAAAATTATCGGGCGTGAAAGCCGTCCAGACTTTGTCCCGGTTAAACCGTACCATGCCGGGCAAAGAAGACACATTTGTGCTTGATTTTGTAAATAATGCTGATGAGATAGAAAAATCTTTTGAGCCCTATTACAGGGCGACCATCCTGTCTAAGGAAGCAGATCCTAATTTAATATACAATTTGAAAAATAAGCTGGATGATTATCATCTCTGGCAGCAATCAGAGATTGAGCTTTTTGCAAACATCTATTATAAAACTGCGGAGCAGGAAATACCTGATCTGGGCAAGTTGGCGTCCTCGCTGCAGCCCGCCCTGGACCGCTTCGCCGCCAAAGACTCCAAAGAGCAGGACGATATAAAAACAGGACTGGGCCGTTTTGTGCGGCTTTATTCGTTTATTACGCAGGTATGCAGAATGTTTGATAAAGAAATACAAAAGTTCAGCGTTTATGCTAAGTTTTTACTTAAACTGCTGCCCAAGGGGAGAATCGAAAAAATATTAATAGATGATAAGATACTGCTGGATAAGTATAAACTGACAAAGGATTTCGAGGGCAGCATTCTGCTCAAGGATAGTCCCGAACTGTCACCCCCGGAAGGAAATATCGGCGGCAAGGGCAAGATAAGTGAGCCCCTGTCGGTGATTATCCGGAAAATCAACGAGCGTTTCGGCACCAGCTTTACTGAAATGGACAAGGTCCTGGAACAGTTGACCCAGGATTTTATGGCTGATGAACGCCTGGTTGACCTGGCTAGAAACAACCCTCAATCAACCTTTGAAAAAATATTCGAACAGCAATTCAAAGATATTGCCGCACTCCGTTATGAGCAAAACGATGAGTTTTTTATAAGGATGTTCAAGGACGAGGAATTTATGAACGAGGTAATAAAACAGATGCTACCAGAAATTTACCGTAGACTCAGAAAAAATAACAGAAAGATGTTCAAATGA
- a CDS encoding restriction endonuclease subunit S: MTRAMKDSGIEWIGKIPEEWEVKKIKYVSSITMGQSPNSDDYNIEGIGIPFLQGNADFTNRYPFEKIYCVNANKFSQPLDILFSVRAPVGAKNISDKVYAIGRGLCAITPKQINNNLMWYLIDIINCEFSFNARGSTYDSVTINDVNNSKIPIHSPTEQKAIADFLDKKCAVIDDTIEKQKLVIEKLHLYKQSLITETVTKGLDPTAKMKPSGIEWIGDIPQDWDIRKLGTVASVQTGPFGSQLHNKDYVDEGTPIITVEHFGEMYIIHNDLPRVLDEDLKRLNKYSLKTGDLVFSRVGSVDRSVLVRDTENGWLFSGRCLRVRFDNYIVPQYINYCFCKLTFKQYMGLVAVGCTMPSINTTILNNIRIAVPSFAEQQVIADYLDTKCAKIDSIIIGKQRLISKLTDYKNSLIYECVTGKREVI, encoded by the coding sequence TTGACCAGGGCGATGAAAGACAGCGGAATCGAGTGGATTGGGAAGATACCTGAAGAGTGGGAAGTAAAAAAAATAAAATATGTCAGCAGTATCACAATGGGACAGTCACCTAACTCAGACGATTATAATATTGAAGGCATCGGGATTCCTTTTTTACAAGGAAATGCTGATTTTACAAATAGATATCCTTTTGAAAAAATCTATTGTGTCAATGCTAATAAATTTTCACAACCATTAGATATTCTCTTTTCTGTTCGTGCTCCTGTTGGAGCAAAAAACATATCAGACAAAGTTTATGCGATAGGACGCGGCCTTTGTGCTATTACGCCAAAACAAATAAACAATAATTTGATGTGGTACTTAATAGATATCATAAATTGTGAGTTTAGTTTCAACGCAAGAGGCTCGACTTATGATTCAGTTACAATTAATGATGTAAATAATTCAAAGATTCCTATTCATTCCCCCACTGAACAAAAGGCTATTGCGGATTTTCTTGATAAAAAATGTGCAGTTATTGACGATACAATAGAAAAGCAAAAGCTGGTTATTGAAAAGCTACATCTTTATAAACAATCTCTCATCACCGAAACCGTAACAAAAGGACTTGACCCCACAGCTAAAATGAAGCCCAGCGGTATTGAATGGATTGGGGATATTCCACAGGATTGGGATATTAGAAAACTTGGAACTGTTGCATCAGTACAAACAGGTCCTTTCGGTAGCCAATTGCATAATAAAGACTATGTTGATGAAGGAACGCCAATCATTACAGTTGAACATTTTGGAGAAATGTATATTATTCATAATGATTTACCCCGAGTTTTAGATGAAGATCTAAAAAGATTAAATAAATACTCACTTAAAACGGGTGATTTGGTATTTAGTCGCGTTGGTTCGGTCGATAGAAGTGTGCTGGTAAGAGATACTGAAAATGGATGGTTATTTTCGGGTCGTTGCCTCCGTGTACGTTTTGATAATTATATAGTTCCACAGTATATAAATTACTGTTTCTGTAAATTAACGTTTAAACAATATATGGGTTTAGTTGCTGTAGGATGTACTATGCCATCAATTAACACAACAATCTTGAATAACATACGAATTGCTGTACCGTCTTTTGCTGAACAGCAAGTCATTGCCGATTATCTTGATACTAAATGTGCAAAAATTGACAGTATAATTATTGGTAAACAAAGACTAATTAGTAAACTAACCGACTATAAAAATTCCCTGATTTATGAATGCGTTACCGGTAAAAGGGAGGTTATCTGA
- a CDS encoding DNA polymerase III subunit gamma/tau, whose translation MAYLALYRKWRPQLFEQIVGQEHITKTLQNALLAEKASHAYLFCGPRGTGKTSTAKVLAKALNCRQRSGAEPCNVCVNCREVTTGASMDVIEIDAASHRGIDEIRELRDKIGFSPASGKYRIYIIDEVHMLTTEAFNALLKTLEEPPSHVVFILATTEPNKVPLTILSRCQRFDFHRLSSQHILGRLQEVIAETKAVAEEGVLYLIARYSEGSLRDALSIWDQVSALGGSKVTLDDIHQLLGTVREDLLDKAARALGSGDTKLLLEIVNSLVEQGKDLRTFVRELMAFLRKILLQLVSPNAKEELSLTERERIAGITGILGREQLLGLLQLLGKTEQEMKWSSQPRILLEVALIRAAQTAASGPDLDLVQRVVRLEEISDLIRKSAFNGYSAAKKADIKEEKAVEEKTERIVEEIIKEIKEDKPPKKETAGRKKPARKTPVDQSDQAVPGADQKSLSELEISAAAERVQEVRVDENPLLEQEEINKAPEATDDKVVFSQISSKWADFLEITKKTNLPIYMYLSKSWPEQYKEGCLTIAFSRENEILKEYLGTTEKMEAVLKLVTSFFKQDLHLRLTCGKPPEHYNLPKREQELSTGDTLGLFGLNIDDKR comes from the coding sequence ATGGCATATCTCGCTTTATATAGAAAGTGGCGGCCTCAGCTTTTTGAGCAGATAGTCGGCCAGGAGCATATTACAAAAACACTGCAGAACGCCCTTTTGGCGGAAAAAGCAAGTCACGCCTATCTTTTTTGCGGTCCTAGGGGAACAGGTAAGACAAGCACCGCCAAAGTCCTGGCCAAGGCTCTTAACTGCCGTCAGCGGAGCGGCGCTGAACCCTGCAATGTGTGTGTGAACTGCCGGGAGGTAACAACAGGCGCTTCCATGGATGTTATTGAAATTGACGCCGCCTCGCACCGGGGGATTGACGAGATCCGTGAATTGAGGGATAAGATTGGTTTTTCGCCTGCTTCGGGCAAATACAGGATTTATATAATCGACGAAGTGCACATGCTCACCACGGAAGCATTCAACGCCCTCCTCAAAACGTTGGAAGAGCCCCCTTCTCATGTTGTATTCATTCTGGCCACAACCGAGCCCAATAAAGTTCCCCTGACCATTCTGTCGCGCTGCCAGAGGTTTGATTTCCACCGGCTGAGCAGTCAGCATATTTTGGGCCGTTTGCAGGAGGTCATTGCGGAAACCAAGGCCGTGGCGGAAGAAGGCGTCCTTTACCTGATCGCCCGCTATTCAGAAGGAAGCTTAAGGGATGCCCTGAGTATCTGGGATCAGGTCAGCGCTTTAGGAGGCAGCAAAGTTACACTCGACGACATTCATCAGCTTCTTGGTACGGTAAGGGAAGATTTGCTGGACAAGGCTGCCCGTGCGCTTGGCTCGGGGGATACCAAACTCCTTCTTGAAATAGTAAACTCCCTGGTGGAACAGGGGAAAGATCTGCGCACCTTTGTCCGCGAGCTGATGGCCTTTTTAAGGAAAATACTTTTACAGCTTGTTTCTCCCAATGCAAAGGAGGAGTTAAGCTTAACTGAAAGGGAACGTATCGCCGGCATAACCGGTATATTAGGACGGGAGCAACTGCTCGGCCTGCTGCAGCTGCTTGGCAAAACCGAGCAGGAAATGAAATGGAGCTCTCAACCCAGGATTCTTCTTGAAGTAGCGCTGATCCGGGCCGCGCAGACAGCAGCTTCCGGCCCTGATCTAGACCTTGTCCAGCGGGTTGTAAGACTGGAGGAAATCTCTGATTTAATCCGTAAATCCGCTTTCAACGGATATTCTGCCGCTAAAAAAGCAGACATCAAGGAAGAAAAGGCTGTTGAAGAAAAAACAGAGAGAATAGTTGAAGAAATAATAAAGGAAATAAAGGAAGACAAGCCTCCAAAGAAGGAAACTGCCGGCCGGAAAAAACCAGCCAGGAAAACACCCGTGGACCAGTCTGACCAGGCTGTACCCGGAGCGGATCAAAAATCCCTGTCAGAACTGGAAATTTCTGCAGCAGCCGAAAGGGTGCAGGAAGTTAGAGTTGATGAAAACCCCTTGTTGGAACAGGAGGAAATCAATAAAGCTCCTGAAGCCACAGATGATAAAGTAGTCTTCAGCCAGATATCCTCAAAATGGGCTGATTTTCTTGAGATAACCAAAAAAACAAATTTGCCGATTTACATGTACCTGTCGAAAAGCTGGCCTGAACAGTATAAGGAAGGCTGCCTGACAATCGCTTTTTCAAGAGAAAATGAAATTTTAAAGGAGTATTTGGGAACAACAGAAAAAATGGAGGCGGTTCTAAAACTGGTAACTTCTTTCTTTAAACAGGATTTGCATCTCCGCCTGACCTGCGGTAAACCGCCGGAACATTATAATCTGCCAAAGCGGGAACAGGAGTTGAGCACCGGCGACACACTGGGCCTGTTTGGATTAAATATAGACGACAAGCGTTAG
- a CDS encoding DNA alkylation repair protein, with protein MNNIIQRIRADLENSADDSIKKSFQRFFKEEVKCYGVKTGLVGKIANKYWKEVKTLEKKDIFKFCEELYMSDFTEEAFIVSSWRPKLADKFEPGDLKTFESWIEKFINNWAKCDGFCNHSVGSFIEKFPESLKEVKNWTKSKNGWLKRAAAVSLIIPAKKGEYLADIFEIADDLLQDDDDLVQKGYGWLLKEASRLNQREVFNYVVRNKRIMPRTALRYAIELMPKELRAEAMKRD; from the coding sequence GTGAACAATATTATTCAGAGAATAAGGGCTGACCTTGAGAATAGCGCAGATGATTCAATAAAAAAGAGCTTCCAAAGGTTTTTTAAGGAAGAGGTAAAATGCTATGGAGTGAAAACGGGTCTGGTTGGGAAGATAGCCAACAAATACTGGAAAGAAGTTAAAACACTTGAGAAAAAAGATATCTTTAAGTTCTGCGAGGAACTGTACATGTCTGATTTTACTGAAGAGGCATTTATTGTATCATCCTGGCGCCCAAAGCTGGCAGATAAATTCGAACCGGGAGATTTAAAAACTTTTGAAAGCTGGATTGAAAAATTTATCAATAACTGGGCAAAATGCGATGGATTTTGCAACCACAGCGTGGGGAGCTTCATTGAAAAATTTCCGGAAAGCCTGAAAGAAGTAAAGAACTGGACAAAATCAAAGAACGGGTGGCTGAAAAGAGCTGCCGCCGTTTCTTTGATCATACCGGCAAAGAAAGGGGAATATCTGGCCGACATTTTTGAAATTGCAGATGATTTATTGCAGGATGATGATGACTTGGTCCAAAAAGGATACGGATGGTTGTTAAAAGAGGCGAGCCGGCTGAATCAAAGGGAAGTCTTTAACTATGTGGTGAGAAATAAAAGAATAATGCCCCGGACAGCGTTAAGATACGCAATTGAGCTTATGCCGAAAGAACTCAGGGCAGAAGCGATGAAGCGCGATTAG
- a CDS encoding recombination protein RecR encodes MKYYGASITRLIDELAGLPGVGPKSAQRMALYLLNAPAQVTQNLASAMLEARKNIRYCSVCSNLTDTQLCQICSDQRRNRDILCIVEEPKDVSAIEKVRGFKGMYHVLHGAISPRDNIGPDELTVKQLLNRLQEGTIKEVILATNPNLEGEATSLFLSQIIKPMGIKVTRLAYGLPMGASVEYADEVTLTRALEGRREIE; translated from the coding sequence TTGAAGTATTACGGAGCCTCGATTACCCGCTTAATTGATGAACTTGCCGGTCTGCCGGGTGTAGGTCCGAAAAGCGCGCAGCGCATGGCCCTTTACCTGCTAAACGCCCCTGCGCAGGTAACTCAAAACCTGGCATCCGCCATGCTGGAAGCCAGAAAAAATATCCGTTACTGCTCCGTTTGCTCCAACCTGACCGATACCCAGTTGTGTCAAATCTGCAGCGATCAGCGGAGAAACAGGGATATTTTGTGTATAGTTGAAGAACCCAAAGACGTTTCAGCGATAGAGAAAGTCAGGGGCTTCAAGGGGATGTACCATGTCCTGCACGGCGCTATTTCTCCCCGCGACAATATCGGTCCCGACGAACTTACCGTAAAACAGCTTTTAAACAGGCTACAGGAGGGGACAATTAAAGAGGTCATCCTGGCGACCAACCCCAATCTTGAAGGTGAAGCCACCTCTTTATTCCTGTCCCAGATAATCAAACCCATGGGAATAAAAGTAACCCGCCTGGCCTACGGCCTGCCCATGGGAGCAAGTGTTGAATATGCCGACGAAGTTACCCTGACCAGAGCGCTTGAAGGAAGGCGTGAAATAGAGTAG
- a CDS encoding YbaB/EbfC family nucleoid-associated protein encodes MNMNKMMKQVQKMQADMARMQEELGNRTVDCTAGGGVVKAVVNGKQELLSIEIKPEAVNPEDVDILQDLIMAAVNGALNQSRDMVNNEMSKLTGGLKLPGLF; translated from the coding sequence ATGAATATGAACAAGATGATGAAACAAGTCCAGAAGATGCAGGCCGATATGGCCAGGATGCAGGAGGAATTGGGCAACAGGACGGTTGACTGTACCGCCGGCGGAGGCGTGGTTAAAGCGGTAGTAAACGGGAAGCAGGAGTTGCTCTCCATAGAAATAAAGCCGGAAGCGGTTAACCCTGAAGATGTTGACATACTTCAGGACCTTATTATGGCGGCGGTCAACGGCGCCCTCAACCAATCGAGGGATATGGTCAACAACGAAATGAGTAAGCTTACAGGTGGTCTTAAACTGCCCGGGCTCTTTTAG
- a CDS encoding zinc-binding protein codes for MYEDKTLTCRECGVEFIFTASEQEFYAEKGFANEPGRCPQCRAARKQRKNSGGGFGSRNARPNREMYTVICAACGCETQVPFRPSEDRPVYCRDCFTKNKNRY; via the coding sequence ATGTACGAAGACAAGACCCTGACTTGTCGTGAATGTGGCGTGGAATTTATTTTTACTGCCTCGGAACAGGAGTTCTATGCGGAAAAAGGTTTCGCCAATGAACCAGGCCGTTGCCCCCAGTGCAGAGCCGCCCGCAAGCAGAGGAAGAATTCCGGCGGCGGTTTTGGCAGCCGCAACGCTCGTCCTAATCGTGAGATGTATACAGTAATCTGCGCCGCATGCGGCTGTGAAACACAGGTACCTTTCCGTCCAAGTGAAGACCGGCCGGTTTATTGCCGCGATTGTTTCACTAAGAATAAGAACCGCTACTAA
- a CDS encoding cupin domain-containing protein, with amino-acid sequence MDFKDLSQIPEIEVIPGFRVKFIHSQHMTFAHWTIVEGSSLQEHSHPHEQVTTVIEGEFELTVENVTKMLGPGSVVIIPPNAKHSAKAISDSKVIDAFYPIREDYLKKYSN; translated from the coding sequence GTGGATTTTAAAGACCTCAGCCAAATACCCGAAATAGAAGTCATCCCGGGCTTCAGGGTTAAGTTCATCCATTCGCAGCACATGACTTTTGCGCACTGGACTATTGTAGAAGGCTCTTCACTGCAGGAGCATTCCCACCCTCATGAACAGGTGACAACGGTAATAGAAGGCGAATTTGAGCTGACTGTCGAAAATGTTACCAAGATGCTTGGACCGGGCTCGGTAGTTATTATCCCCCCGAATGCAAAGCATTCAGCGAAGGCGATATCTGACAGCAAAGTAATTGACGCCTTTTACCCCATTCGTGAAGATTATTTAAAAAAATACTCGAACTAA